A window of the Cutaneotrichosporon cavernicola HIS019 DNA, chromosome: 6 genome harbors these coding sequences:
- the vps5 gene encoding uncharacterized protein (Vps5 C terminal like) produces MDEEENFARLLAQSNPAPQPTLFTNHADPWANPFGGDDLSGGWGAPQAAPAREASPPPQNLYDGGFGSGLPDPPSVIHAREREELAAFGGGFGDDPMSNPFSSSPRTSPRKSQSSQPPSPAAARRSVPSSPEAARQRTLPPGLIDEELLAENDPEASLKRAFVKHDDKPPLAVVPPTPEKKAPYVFAPSRESKPEPKPEVKPEVKEARAEAAASGSLPLPESSMPTPTPSRPDTPAAPGSAPTDRVSVSPLDTPAGEPDYGFRSLAIGASSANGSSPTARFGGRGWGAVDDEPLSTSGDPWNEGAGGGWGEPGPLATQSSTASINDAEPEAEPDEEEREEPRTSQDSAKSLRRPKLLSTPVFQITVSDPTKIGDPVRGHVVYTVRTKTTSPHYRRGDFSVLRRFSDFLWLYEQLTANNPGVIVPPVPDKHAFGRFQEQFIETRRAALQRCLTKITAHPILQLDPDLRLFIESDSFALDIKNRRAGAETPSTPSAGLLSSWTGPRYVEKDEWFDQRKAYLDHLEGHLKSLSKSLDLASKARLDMAVAVGDVADAAQALADSELGAAMCAALGRLADLARREKGAGEAQATADVSQLLNLSDEYVRFIGSVRLAFGSRVRAYHAWQAALKEVTRIRQVRDKARLQGRPPAQGGISMAEQAEAERRMRDTSADFEAQSKLVKAEFARFERERVDEFRRTLTANLDGQIARQRELVTAWEEYHAMLLKMVQRSQAQQAAQ; encoded by the exons atggacgaggaggagaactTTGCGCGTCTGCTAGCCCAGTCCAACCCCGCACCTCAGCCAACGCTCTTCACCAACCACGCCGATCCATGGGCCAACCCAttcggcggcgacgacctctCGGGCGGTTGGGGGGCGCCCCAAGCGGCGCCAGCACGCGAAgcctcgccaccgccgcagAACCTGTACGACGGGGGCTTCGGGAGCGGGCTCCCCGACCCACCCTCGGTCATCCACgcacgcgagcgcgaggagctggccGCGTTCGGCGGAGGCTTCGGCGATGACCCGATGTCGAACCCcttctccagctcgccgcgcacgaGCCCGCGCAAATCCCAGTCATCCcaaccaccttcccccgctgccgctcgccgctctGTCCCTTCTTCACCAGAGGCGGCGCGTCAACGTACCCTTCCCCCCGGCCTGATCGACGAAGAACTCCTGGCCGAGAACGATCCCGAGGCTAGCCTGAAGCGCGCGTTCGTCAAACATGACGACAAGCCTCCTCTTGCCGTCGTTCCGCCCACGccggagaagaaggcgccGTACGTCTTCGCGCCATCCAGGGAGTccaagcccgagcccaAGCCAGAGGTCAAACCTGAGGTTAAAGAGGCCAgagcggaggcggcggcatcGGGGAGCCTACCTTTACCGGAGAGCAGCATGCCCACGCCAACACCGTCGCGACCAGACACACCCGCTGCACCGGGGTCGGCACCCACCGATCGTGTCTCCGTGTCGCCACTCGACACACCGGCTGGCGAGCCCGACTACGGGTTCCGCAGCCTCGCGATCggcgcgagcagcgcgaacggatcgtcgccgacggcgagatTCGGCGGGCGCGGATGGGGTGCAGTGGATGACGAGCCGTTGAGCACCAGCGGGGATCCATGGAACGAGGGTGCGGGTGGGGGATGGGGCGAGCCGGGTCCGCTCGCGACTcagtcgtcgacggcgtcgatcAACGACGCGGAACCGGAGGCAGAACcggacgaggaagagcgTGAGGAGCCGCGCACCTCTCAGGACAGCGCCAAGTCGCTACGCCGGCCCAAGCTGCTCAGCACGCCCGTGTTCCAGATCACGGTTAGCGACCCGACCAAAATCGGCGACCCAGTGCGCGGACACGTCGTGTACACGGTGCGCACCAAGACGACGTCTCCGCACTACCGCCGTGGCGACTTTAGCGTGCTGCGCCGCTTCTCCGACTTCCTGTGGCTGTACGAGCAGCTGACGGCCAACAACCCCGGCGTGATAGTGCCGCCTGTGCCGGACAAGCACGCGTTCGGGCGTTTCCAGGAACAGTTTATTGAGACGCGCCGGGCCGCGCTACAGCGCTGCCTCACCAAGATCACAGCGCACCCTATACTCCAGCTTGACCCGGATCTGCGCCTGTTCATCGAGTCGGACAGCTTCGCACTGGATATCAAGAACCGGCGCGCGGGAGCCGAGACGCCTTCTACTCCCTCCGCGGGCCTGCTCAGCTCGTGGACAGGGCCGCGGTAtgtcgagaaggacgagtGGTTCGACCAGCGCAAGGCGTACCTTGACCACCTGGAGGGCCACCTCAAGAGTCTGAGCAAGAGCCTGGACCTCGCGAGCaaggcgcgcctcgacatGGCAGTTGCGGTCGGCGATGTCGCGGACGCTGCgcaggcgctcgcggaCTCGGAGCTTGGCGCGGCAATGTGTGCCGCGCTTGGGCGGTTGGCAGAtctggcgcggcgcgagaAGGGTGCTGGCGAGGCACAGGCTACAGCTGACGTGAGCCAGCTCCTGAACTTGTCGGACGAGTATGTCCGGTTCATTGGCAGTGTGCGCCTCGCATTCGGTAGCCGAGTGCGCGCGTACCACGCTTGGCAGGCGGCGCTGAAGGAGGTGACGCGCATTCGGCAGGTCCGCGACAAGGCGCGACTGCAGGGCCGGCCTCCCGCCCAAGGCGGCATCTCGATGGCGGAGCAGGCTGAG gcggAACGGCGGATGCGTGACACGAGCGCCGACTTTGAAGCGCAGagcaagctcgtcaaggccgagttTGCCCGgttcgagcgcgagcgcgtcgacgagttccGGCGCACTCTCaccgccaacctcgacggccAGATTGCGCGacagcgcgagctcgtgaCTGCGTGGGAGGAGTACCATGCGATGCTGCTCAAGATGGTGCAGCGCTCGCAGGCGCAGCAGGCGGCGCAGTAA